One Ignavibacteria bacterium genomic window carries:
- a CDS encoding efflux RND transporter permease subunit, producing the protein MLNKIVSFSLKNRLLIVIISSLLLVFGTYVAVNMEVDVFPDLTAPTVVVLTEAHGMAPEEVEQLVTFKIETAVNGATDVRRVRSSSSAGFSVVWVEFNWGTDIYKARQVVTEKMSAIIEQLPEGVGNPTLAPQSSIMGEIMYISISTSKPDLMELRSIADWNIRPVLLAIGGVSQVTVIGGEYKQYQIQASPQKMSYYNVSLNELIETSKNINQNASGGFLNEYYQEYIIRGIGRTNELNEMGNSVIKVVNGFPVKINDVAEIKIKSSVKIGDASVKGEPAVILAIQKQPATNTLELTKKIDESLSDLSKNLPPDIQINTHIFRQADFIEASINNITKTLIEGSIFVIIVLAVFLMNVRATVISLVAIPISLVVAILTMKWLGFTINTMSLGGMAIAIGALVDDAIIDVENVFKRLRENSLKPKEEQNGKMEVIYNASIEIRPSVINATFIIIAAFIPLFFLSGMEGRLLVPLGIAFIVSLFASLIVAITLTPVLCSYLLTNDRVLEKQAHGENRFVRFLSRHYKSLLEKSLNAKKFVIASALVLLGISVVIMFSLGRSFLPEFNEGSLVISAVTLPGTSLEESNKMGTVLEKILLTIPEVKSTARRTGRAELDEHAQGVNASEIEVPFTLTDRSREEFMEEVRQKLAGITGVNITIGQPIGHRIDHMLSGTRANIAIKLYGSDLTKLYTLGNQIKGQIQNIEGLVDVSVEQQVDIPQIQIKPKRELLSQYGIPMKDFTEFIDAAFAGEEVSQVFEGNKSYELILRLDDPASNNIQNIRNTLIDTYTGQKVPLYYVADVVSASGPNTINRENVQRKIVISANVSDRDQRSVIEEIQKNINAGVKLPQGYRIEYGGQFEAEAEASQRLMIMSIFSIFLILILLYQEFKDLKTSAIILINLPLALIGGVFAVYFTSGIISIPSIIGFITLFGIATRNGILLVSRYNTLKGEGMNLYKRIVQGSLDRLNPILMTALAAGLALIPLAIAGDEPGNEIQSPMAKVILGGLLTSTFLNLIVVPVVYYLTNKKTESV; encoded by the coding sequence ATGTTAAATAAAATTGTAAGTTTTTCTTTAAAAAATAGATTACTAATCGTCATCATTTCTTCACTGCTTTTGGTTTTCGGAACGTATGTAGCTGTTAATATGGAAGTGGATGTATTTCCTGATTTAACTGCTCCGACAGTTGTCGTATTAACCGAAGCACACGGCATGGCTCCCGAAGAGGTTGAGCAATTAGTAACTTTCAAAATCGAAACAGCCGTCAATGGAGCAACCGACGTGCGAAGAGTTCGTTCCTCATCTTCGGCTGGGTTTTCAGTTGTATGGGTAGAGTTTAATTGGGGAACGGATATATATAAAGCCCGTCAGGTTGTTACGGAAAAAATGTCAGCAATAATTGAGCAGTTACCGGAAGGAGTTGGAAATCCTACCCTTGCTCCGCAGTCTTCTATCATGGGTGAGATAATGTATATAAGTATATCCACAAGCAAGCCCGATTTAATGGAGCTTCGCTCAATTGCTGATTGGAATATAAGACCTGTATTACTTGCCATTGGAGGAGTATCCCAAGTAACTGTTATTGGTGGTGAATATAAACAATATCAGATACAGGCATCTCCTCAAAAAATGAGTTATTATAATGTTTCATTAAATGAACTTATTGAAACAAGCAAAAACATAAATCAAAATGCTTCGGGCGGTTTTTTAAATGAATATTATCAAGAATATATAATAAGAGGTATAGGAAGAACTAATGAATTAAATGAAATGGGGAATTCAGTTATTAAAGTTGTAAATGGTTTTCCCGTTAAAATTAACGATGTTGCTGAAATCAAAATAAAATCTTCAGTAAAAATTGGGGATGCTTCAGTGAAAGGTGAACCCGCAGTCATTTTGGCGATACAGAAGCAGCCGGCAACAAATACTCTTGAGCTTACTAAAAAAATTGATGAATCATTAAGTGATTTATCAAAAAACCTCCCTCCGGATATTCAGATTAATACTCACATATTCAGACAGGCAGATTTTATCGAAGCTTCCATAAATAATATTACAAAAACGTTAATAGAAGGTTCGATTTTTGTAATCATTGTATTAGCTGTTTTTTTGATGAACGTAAGAGCTACCGTTATCTCTTTGGTTGCAATCCCGATTTCGCTTGTCGTTGCAATATTAACGATGAAATGGCTTGGCTTTACCATAAACACAATGAGTTTGGGCGGTATGGCTATTGCTATCGGCGCGCTTGTAGATGATGCGATTATTGATGTTGAAAATGTATTCAAGCGATTAAGAGAAAATTCGTTAAAACCAAAAGAAGAACAAAACGGAAAAATGGAAGTAATTTATAATGCCTCTATTGAAATACGTCCGTCAGTAATTAATGCAACGTTCATTATCATTGCCGCATTTATTCCGTTATTTTTCTTATCTGGAATGGAAGGCAGATTGTTAGTTCCGCTTGGCATTGCGTTCATCGTATCGTTGTTTGCATCGCTAATAGTAGCAATTACCTTAACACCTGTATTATGCAGTTATCTATTAACGAATGATCGTGTACTTGAAAAACAGGCACACGGAGAAAACAGGTTCGTGCGATTTTTAAGCAGACATTATAAATCATTACTTGAAAAATCACTCAACGCCAAAAAATTCGTAATAGCATCAGCGTTAGTTTTGTTAGGTATTTCTGTAGTCATAATGTTCAGTCTCGGAAGAAGCTTCTTGCCTGAATTTAACGAGGGTTCATTGGTAATTAGCGCGGTAACGCTTCCCGGCACATCACTCGAAGAAAGCAATAAAATGGGAACGGTACTTGAAAAGATTCTTTTGACTATACCGGAAGTTAAAAGCACCGCTCGACGAACGGGCAGAGCTGAACTCGATGAACACGCTCAGGGCGTTAATGCTTCTGAAATCGAAGTTCCATTCACATTAACCGACCGTTCACGTGAAGAATTTATGGAAGAAGTCAGGCAAAAACTTGCAGGCATAACAGGTGTTAATATAACCATCGGACAGCCGATAGGACATAGAATTGACCATATGCTTTCAGGAACACGGGCAAATATTGCAATAAAGCTGTATGGAAGCGATTTAACAAAGTTATATACACTCGGTAATCAGATTAAAGGTCAAATTCAAAACATAGAAGGACTTGTTGATGTGAGTGTCGAGCAACAAGTTGATATTCCTCAAATTCAGATTAAGCCAAAGAGAGAACTTCTTTCACAATATGGTATTCCGATGAAAGACTTTACAGAGTTCATTGACGCTGCTTTTGCAGGCGAAGAAGTAAGTCAAGTATTTGAAGGCAATAAGAGTTATGAATTGATATTGCGTCTCGATGATCCGGCAAGCAACAATATTCAGAATATAAGAAACACTTTGATTGATACATACACCGGCCAAAAAGTACCGTTGTATTATGTTGCAGATGTCGTTTCTGCTTCGGGACCGAACACGATTAACCGTGAGAATGTTCAGAGAAAGATTGTTATTTCTGCAAATGTTTCAGACCGTGACCAAAGAAGCGTTATTGAAGAAATACAAAAAAATATCAATGCAGGCGTAAAGCTTCCCCAAGGGTATAGAATAGAATACGGAGGACAATTTGAAGCAGAAGCGGAAGCATCTCAACGGTTAATGATAATGTCAATATTTTCGATATTTCTTATACTTATTTTGCTGTATCAGGAATTTAAAGACTTAAAGACCTCCGCAATAATTCTTATCAATCTACCGCTTGCTTTAATCGGAGGTGTGTTTGCCGTGTATTTTACATCGGGGATAATAAGTATTCCTTCCATAATCGGTTTCATCACGTTGTTTGGTATTGCTACGAGAAACGGAATACTGCTTGTATCTCGATACAATACGCTTAAAGGCGAAGGAATGAATCTCTATAAAAGAATAGTACAAGGTTCACTAGACAGGTTAAATCCTATCCTAATGACTGCACTTGCGGCAGGACTTGCATTAATACCTCTAGCCATTGCAGGTGATGAACCCGGCAATGAAATCCAAAGCCCGATGGCAAAAGTAATTTTAGGAGGACTTTTGACTAGCACGTTTTTAAATTTAATTGTCGTTCCCGTTGTATATTATCTTACAAACAAAAAAACAGAATCAGTATGA
- a CDS encoding TolC family protein, translating to MKHISVIIFCAVFILFTNQYLSAQSNIDNVLREIASNSKEIKASSDLVNARKMEFNTGLAPYNPEVSYDYLFGSPKGIGNQTEFTLNFSFDFPTIYGKRSTLADIRTAQVNYDLQSVKQDVLLEAKLTCIELVYLNRRNIELQRRLNDAQKLYDYFQTRLQTGEGNVIDANKAKLQVINYQSDYQLNQIEINKANNKLTELNGGKPITFTDTQYPPVEEIPEFVELEAEIEANDPTLKRLNLQYEISKQEISINKDLNLPKIELGYRYQGLLNQNFNGVHAGISIPLWEGNNRVKAKELQSIYSLALIEEHKNEHYFETKRMYDEFISLRNTLSESIGALSTINNAELLQKSFSLGEISSIDYLMELTYYYSIKDKLDLIEKEYYITLSKLLKYNL from the coding sequence ATGAAACATATATCGGTAATAATTTTTTGCGCAGTGTTTATATTATTTACTAATCAATATCTATCTGCGCAAAGTAACATAGACAATGTTTTGAGAGAAATTGCTTCCAATAGTAAAGAGATAAAAGCAAGCAGTGATTTAGTCAATGCAAGGAAAATGGAATTTAATACAGGACTCGCTCCGTATAATCCGGAAGTTTCATATGATTATTTGTTCGGCAGTCCCAAAGGTATAGGAAATCAAACGGAGTTTACCCTTAATTTTTCATTTGATTTTCCCACGATATATGGAAAGCGGAGCACCTTAGCAGATATACGAACAGCACAGGTTAATTATGACTTGCAATCTGTTAAACAGGATGTATTGTTAGAAGCAAAACTTACCTGCATTGAGTTAGTTTATCTTAATAGACGGAATATTGAATTACAGCGACGTCTTAATGACGCACAAAAGTTGTATGATTATTTTCAGACCAGACTTCAGACAGGCGAAGGAAATGTAATAGACGCTAACAAAGCCAAGCTTCAGGTGATTAATTATCAAAGTGATTATCAGTTAAATCAAATTGAGATTAATAAAGCGAACAATAAATTAACTGAATTAAACGGCGGGAAACCCATAACATTTACAGATACTCAATACCCGCCCGTAGAAGAAATTCCCGAGTTTGTAGAGCTTGAAGCAGAAATTGAAGCGAACGACCCGACTTTGAAAAGATTAAATCTGCAATATGAAATTTCAAAACAGGAAATTAGCATAAACAAAGACTTAAATCTTCCGAAGATTGAATTAGGTTATAGGTATCAGGGTTTGCTGAACCAAAACTTTAACGGAGTTCATGCGGGAATTTCAATACCGTTATGGGAAGGAAACAACAGGGTTAAAGCCAAAGAATTGCAATCAATCTATTCACTCGCATTAATTGAAGAACATAAAAACGAACATTACTTTGAAACAAAACGAATGTATGATGAATTTATTTCTTTGAGAAATACTTTGTCCGAAAGCATTGGAGCACTATCAACTATCAATAACGCCGAGTTGCTTCAAAAATCTTTTTCGCTCGGTGAGATTTCATCAATTGACTATCTAATGGAATTGACATACTACTATTCCATTAAAGACAAACTTGATTTGATTGAGAAGGAATATTATATAACCTTGAGTAAATTGCTTAAATATAACTTGTAA
- a CDS encoding galactose oxidase early set domain-containing protein produces MGIVLSDPSDTDSDALDSQQEAVHMCLLPTSSEGQMKILYFAAFTPEEENEEEVIKTRILTITTSDPPLGITDQTIPNWPGDSEPLPRLFCCGHTYLQDGKLLCAGGHRETPSPHVHFGLGLKFAYVFDPDNETWDYLRNQDSQPQKMDDGRWYPTVTNLGTVSEERPYIALVIAGYRYELDGEDPVYNDNIEAFNPEAAIPEDFIEAEVNYPGAHLIPYNNEEFGILKGEVFYSFPLAKKWRFNPYGNENSDIFWTEMPESQLARFSGASVLLPLKPNNTDMKVLILGGKYDVEELPADTVEVFNLGATTQEDFEWKEMANLNIPRMLVNTVILPDGKLFVMGGSQANPRQNGITLPEIYDPEANSGLGESKLLPCASTFTRMYHSTGILLLDGSVLVSGGELQEDDTFANGNRNFEIYKPPYLFDGSRPNVWVNTTDMTYGTSFYCHSDLQIAEFILIKPGVPTHGFDPDQRAIYLEIVDSYPNDGITYVISGPADGFVAPPGKYLLFAVRPKNASTSGQNKIPSMGIFINLFVG; encoded by the coding sequence GTGGGAATAGTATTATCAGATCCATCTGATACGGATAGCGATGCTTTAGATAGCCAACAAGAAGCAGTTCATATGTGTTTATTACCCACATCTTCAGAAGGGCAAATGAAGATTTTATACTTTGCTGCATTTACACCCGAAGAAGAAAACGAAGAGGAAGTTATAAAAACAAGAATTTTAACTATTACTACTTCTGATCCACCATTAGGAATTACAGATCAAACAATTCCTAACTGGCCGGGAGATAGTGAACCTCTACCAAGACTATTTTGTTGCGGTCATACATATTTACAAGATGGTAAATTATTATGCGCAGGAGGACATAGGGAAACTCCTTCTCCTCATGTCCATTTTGGTTTAGGTTTAAAATTTGCTTATGTTTTTGACCCTGATAATGAAACTTGGGATTATTTACGAAACCAAGATAGTCAACCTCAAAAAATGGATGACGGGAGATGGTATCCAACTGTTACAAATTTAGGAACTGTTTCTGAAGAAAGACCATATATAGCTTTAGTTATAGCAGGATATAGATATGAGCTTGATGGTGAAGACCCTGTATATAATGATAATATTGAAGCTTTTAATCCGGAAGCTGCAATACCTGAGGACTTTATTGAAGCCGAAGTAAATTATCCGGGTGCGCATTTAATTCCTTATAACAATGAGGAATTTGGAATTTTAAAAGGTGAAGTTTTTTATTCGTTTCCTCTAGCAAAAAAATGGAGATTTAATCCTTATGGAAATGAGAATAGTGATATATTCTGGACAGAAATGCCCGAATCTCAGCTTGCAAGATTTAGCGGCGCCTCGGTTCTTCTCCCGTTAAAACCGAACAATACGGATATGAAAGTTCTGATTTTAGGCGGCAAATATGATGTAGAAGAATTACCTGCGGACACGGTTGAAGTTTTCAATTTAGGAGCTACTACTCAAGAAGACTTTGAATGGAAAGAAATGGCAAATCTGAATATACCAAGAATGTTGGTAAATACAGTTATATTACCTGATGGAAAATTGTTTGTAATGGGCGGTTCTCAAGCAAACCCAAGACAGAATGGCATAACTTTACCTGAGATTTATGACCCCGAAGCTAACAGTGGATTAGGAGAATCAAAACTTCTACCTTGCGCGAGTACTTTTACGAGAATGTACCATTCAACAGGAATTTTATTATTGGATGGGAGTGTTCTTGTCTCAGGCGGGGAATTACAAGAAGATGACACGTTTGCAAACGGTAACCGTAATTTTGAAATTTATAAACCACCATATTTATTTGATGGAAGCAGGCCCAATGTTTGGGTAAATACAACTGATATGACTTATGGAACTTCATTTTATTGCCACTCGGATTTGCAAATAGCAGAGTTTATATTAATAAAACCGGGGGTTCCTACACATGGCTTTGACCCGGACCAAAGAGCAATTTATCTTGAGATTGTAGATTCATATCCAAATGACGGTATCACATATGTTATATCAGGACCTGCTGATGGTTTTGTTGCTCCTCCCGGAAAATATTTGTTGTTTGCTGTCAGACCGAAAAATGCAAGTACATCGGGTCAAAATAAAATTCCAAGTATGGGAATTTTTATAAATTTATTTGTTGGATAA
- a CDS encoding T9SS type A sorting domain-containing protein, translating into MKIIILNILSFVIFANHSAFAQSVLWNSYYRGQNSNDDWGSCIGLDDSGYTYITGITDWGPSGCATIKYKPNGDSVWTRVLGSSSAPVGSGVLIVDSLKNVYIGGSLTLLKYNTNGVIQWERRDSLGGWHISTDAMMFDSSGYIMTTGVVVASGGFYCVVSKFEPQNGNLIWRSLYPILNGDVYAMSIDKNQNVVVCGKRGESFEPTYYDFFVLKFDHSGNFVWYRTYTSTGQFTTDLAYDVTTDDSCNVYATGVGDPGGPFEIVTIKYDSSGTQKWIKTYSNSFGSIGSHVLLDKLGNVIVAGYNNGNDIVIKYANDGSEMWTRLMPDGNYHPAFALDTLNNIYIASARARGSWGDLQVYKYNPNGILQWHLIYPGAGNTGQLPRDMIVDKNGYVYTTGSGFGLGGGTGVKMSTFKISQVTGINILSENIPNKYSLSQNFPNPFNPTTRINFSIPNSGFVSLKVYDMLGREVSVLVNEKLTAGEYSYDFDAGILQSGIYFYCFQANKFSKTNKMILLK; encoded by the coding sequence TTGAAAATAATAATATTAAATATTCTTAGTTTTGTTATTTTTGCAAATCATTCAGCTTTTGCTCAAAGTGTTTTATGGAATAGTTACTACAGAGGTCAAAATTCCAATGATGATTGGGGAAGTTGCATTGGGCTCGATGATTCAGGGTATACATATATAACTGGAATAACAGATTGGGGTCCCTCCGGCTGTGCTACAATAAAATATAAACCAAATGGTGATTCTGTTTGGACAAGGGTTCTTGGATCATCATCAGCACCTGTTGGTAGTGGTGTTTTGATAGTTGACTCATTAAAGAACGTATATATTGGTGGGAGTCTAACATTATTAAAATACAACACAAATGGCGTAATCCAATGGGAAAGGAGAGATAGTTTAGGCGGATGGCATATAAGCACAGATGCAATGATGTTTGATTCTTCAGGATACATTATGACAACAGGAGTTGTAGTTGCTTCAGGAGGATTTTATTGTGTGGTCTCTAAATTTGAACCTCAAAATGGAAATTTAATATGGAGAAGTTTGTATCCCATACTTAACGGAGATGTATATGCAATGTCAATAGACAAAAATCAGAATGTTGTTGTTTGCGGAAAAAGAGGAGAGTCTTTTGAGCCGACTTATTATGACTTTTTTGTTCTGAAATTCGACCATTCGGGAAATTTTGTTTGGTATAGAACTTATACCTCCACGGGGCAATTTACAACAGATTTAGCTTATGATGTAACCACAGATGATAGCTGCAATGTGTATGCTACCGGTGTAGGTGACCCCGGAGGACCATTTGAGATTGTTACGATAAAATATGATTCAAGCGGAACTCAAAAATGGATAAAAACTTACTCTAATTCTTTCGGCTCTATAGGTTCACACGTATTGCTGGATAAATTAGGAAATGTAATAGTTGCCGGGTATAACAATGGAAATGATATTGTGATTAAATATGCCAATGACGGCTCGGAAATGTGGACAAGATTAATGCCTGATGGGAATTACCATCCGGCATTTGCACTCGATACTTTAAATAATATTTATATCGCAAGCGCAAGAGCAAGGGGTTCCTGGGGAGATTTGCAGGTATATAAATATAACCCAAATGGAATTCTTCAATGGCATCTCATTTATCCGGGAGCCGGAAATACAGGACAACTTCCGCGTGATATGATTGTAGATAAAAACGGTTATGTTTATACAACGGGTTCGGGTTTTGGTTTGGGAGGAGGAACGGGGGTTAAAATGTCAACATTTAAAATATCGCAGGTTACAGGGATAAATATTCTTTCAGAAAACATTCCTAATAAATATTCATTATCTCAGAATTTTCCAAACCCGTTCAATCCTACAACTAGAATCAATTTTTCAATTCCGAATTCCGGATTTGTTTCTTTAAAAGTATATGATATGCTAGGCAGGGAAGTATCTGTTCTCGTAAATGAAAAGTTAACAGCAGGTGAATATTCCTATGATTTTGATGCTGGTATCTTACAAAGCGGAATATATTTTTATTGTTTTCAAGCAAATAAATTTTCAAAAACGAACAAAATGATTCTATTGAAATAA